The proteins below come from a single Campylobacter sp. CCUG 57310 genomic window:
- a CDS encoding DnaJ C-terminal domain-containing protein, translated as MSSSLYDTLGISKSASSEEIKKAYRRLARKYHPDINKDAGAEDKFKEINAAYEILSDDKKRAQYDQYGDAMFGGQNFHDFASSSANMGDLNEILRNIFSGGFGSAAGGFSSFSRGGFSGFSSSDFDGGFGGFAQDLDIKARVNIPFEVAVLGGEHRINLNGESLKIKIPNGINDGEKLRIKGKGKISKNAGIGDLILTVSVDESSEYERDGDDLYKDVEIPLKIMLFGGKFAVSTLQKDVTIKIAENSKTGQKIRLKGYGVKNRKSGLYGDLYLRARVGLPDVNSLDENLIQLMKEKLPER; from the coding sequence ATGAGTAGTAGTCTTTATGATACGCTTGGCATCTCAAAGAGTGCGTCAAGCGAAGAGATAAAAAAGGCTTACAGAAGACTAGCTAGAAAATACCATCCTGACATTAACAAAGACGCAGGCGCTGAGGATAAATTTAAAGAGATAAATGCCGCTTATGAAATTTTAAGCGATGATAAAAAACGAGCGCAGTATGACCAATATGGCGATGCGATGTTTGGCGGTCAAAATTTCCATGATTTTGCAAGTAGCTCTGCTAATATGGGCGATCTTAACGAAATTTTAAGAAATATATTTAGCGGCGGATTTGGTAGTGCGGCAGGAGGATTTAGTAGCTTTTCTCGCGGCGGATTTAGCGGATTTTCAAGCAGTGATTTTGATGGTGGTTTTGGCGGTTTTGCTCAGGATCTGGATATAAAAGCAAGAGTTAATATACCGTTTGAAGTCGCGGTTTTAGGCGGAGAACACAGGATAAATTTAAACGGTGAAAGCTTAAAAATCAAAATTCCAAACGGTATAAACGACGGCGAGAAGCTTCGCATAAAAGGCAAGGGCAAAATTTCTAAAAACGCTGGCATCGGCGATCTAATACTAACCGTAAGTGTGGATGAAAGCAGTGAGTATGAAAGAGATGGCGACGATCTTTATAAAGATGTTGAAATTCCGCTTAAGATAATGCTTTTTGGCGGCAAATTCGCTGTTTCTACATTGCAAAAAGATGTGACGATAAAGATAGCCGAAAACTCAAAGACGGGACAAAAGATCAGGCTCAAAGGGTATGGAGTAAAAAACCGCAAGAGCGGACTTTATGGAGATTTATACCTAAGAGCCAGAGTGGGGCTTCCTGATGTAAATTCGCTTGATGAAAATTTGATACAACTTATGAAAGAAAAACTTCCGGAGAGATAA
- a CDS encoding helix-turn-helix transcriptional regulator, translating into MRGYDEPVYLISVVAKVLSIHPQTLRQYEREGLVEPSRTDGRMRLYSEKDLDRIKMILRLTRDLGVNLAGVDIILQLKEQLDQFEQTVDEMRGEIERLSSAGSMPSKKALVKRKNSFDLIFYEEKDKI; encoded by the coding sequence ATGCGTGGATATGATGAACCGGTTTATTTGATAAGCGTAGTGGCAAAAGTACTTAGCATACACCCTCAAACCTTGCGTCAATACGAGCGTGAGGGGCTTGTAGAGCCTTCAAGGACGGATGGGCGAATGAGGCTTTATTCTGAAAAGGATTTAGACAGAATCAAGATGATACTTCGCTTAACGCGTGATTTGGGTGTAAATTTAGCAGGCGTTGATATCATCCTTCAGCTAAAAGAGCAGCTTGATCAGTTCGAGCAAACCGTAGATGAGATGAGAGGCGAGATAGAACGACTCTCAAGCGCAGGGAGTATGCCGTCTAAAAAAGCTCTGGTAAAGCGCAAAAACAGCTTTGATCTTATCTTTTACGAAGAAAAGGATAAAATTTAA
- a CDS encoding potassium/proton antiporter, with protein MENFLLFFAILLIASIVFSKISDKFGIPSLIVFLAVGMLAGSDGLLGIEFSNQKVAQDVGTIALIFILYAGGLDTKFKAIKPVMLNGIILATIGVALTASGVAVIVKYLLDFSWMEAFLFGAIISSTDAAAVFAILKAKEISLKNNLGPLLELESGSNDPMAIFLTMTIIQMISLATIPAPADVALVLLEQFLLGGVMGYIFGVLMPAIFNRLRLEYWGLYPVFSIAWVLLLYTLAVKVGGNGFLAVYIAGIFINKKEFAHKKNLVGFHDGIAWTMQIVVFLTLGLLVFPSALPSVALMGFVIALWIMFIARPIGVFISLMFSRYAIREKIFISWVGLRGVVPIVLATYPYGSKLPNAELIFNTIFFIVLISIVIQGTTLEFVAKKCGVEDDSEKAEDIEASNLPIFYQTLRQHTIHFGSEIIEKNLAELELPSDFLILLIKRKGEYIKPTGSSVFEEGDLLLIQCEDENKYNEILKTYFVPQN; from the coding sequence TTGGAAAATTTTTTGCTATTTTTTGCTATTTTGTTGATAGCTAGTATCGTATTTAGCAAAATTTCAGATAAATTCGGTATCCCGTCACTTATAGTATTTCTTGCCGTTGGTATGCTGGCTGGATCTGACGGGTTGCTTGGGATTGAATTTAGCAACCAAAAAGTAGCCCAAGATGTGGGCACCATCGCACTTATATTTATACTTTATGCGGGCGGTCTTGATACGAAATTTAAAGCCATAAAGCCCGTCATGCTAAATGGCATAATCCTTGCTACAATCGGCGTTGCGCTAACTGCTAGCGGCGTTGCCGTGATAGTGAAATATCTGCTTGATTTTTCGTGGATGGAGGCGTTTTTATTTGGCGCGATTATCTCTTCAACCGATGCTGCAGCGGTGTTTGCTATCTTAAAGGCTAAAGAAATTTCGCTTAAAAACAACCTAGGACCGCTACTTGAGCTAGAATCAGGTTCAAACGACCCGATGGCAATATTTTTAACCATGACTATTATCCAAATGATATCGCTTGCCACCATACCTGCACCTGCTGATGTGGCGCTTGTTCTGCTTGAGCAGTTTTTGCTGGGTGGAGTTATGGGATATATATTTGGTGTGCTGATGCCTGCTATTTTTAACAGACTTAGGCTTGAATACTGGGGGCTGTATCCCGTTTTTTCAATAGCTTGGGTCTTGCTTCTTTACACTCTTGCAGTTAAAGTCGGAGGAAACGGCTTTTTGGCGGTTTATATCGCAGGAATTTTCATAAATAAAAAAGAATTTGCGCATAAGAAAAATTTAGTAGGTTTTCACGACGGTATTGCTTGGACGATGCAGATAGTTGTGTTTCTTACGCTAGGGCTTCTTGTTTTTCCTTCGGCGTTGCCGTCGGTTGCGCTTATGGGGTTTGTTATCGCGCTTTGGATTATGTTTATCGCGCGCCCGATAGGAGTTTTTATCTCGCTTATGTTTTCACGATACGCGATACGCGAAAAGATATTTATCTCTTGGGTCGGGCTTCGCGGAGTAGTTCCTATAGTGCTTGCGACATATCCTTACGGAAGCAAGCTACCAAATGCAGAACTTATCTTTAATACTATATTTTTTATCGTTCTTATTTCCATAGTTATCCAAGGAACGACGCTTGAATTTGTAGCTAAAAAATGCGGAGTGGAGGATGATAGCGAAAAGGCAGAAGACATAGAAGCGTCGAATTTGCCTATCTTTTATCAGACTTTAAGGCAGCATACTATCCATTTTGGCTCTGAGATCATCGAAAAAAACTTAGCCGAGCTTGAGTTGCCTAGCGATTTTCTTATCCTGCTTATCAAACGCAAGGGTGAATACATCAAGCCTACGGGTTCATCGGTATTTGAAGAGGGAGATTTATTGCTCATTCAATGCGAAGATGAAAACAAATACAACGAAATTTTAAAAACTTATTTTGTTCCGCAGAATTAG
- a CDS encoding O-acetylhomoserine aminocarboxypropyltransferase/cysteine synthase family protein: MKQETIATHFGYDSKTGTGSMAIPLYQTTAYDFGTAETAANRFALAELGPIYTRLNNPTTDIFEARAAALENGVAAIATASGQAAIFYAVSNIAAASENIIVAKKIYGGSNTLFHHTLKRFGIEARAFDSDNADDLENLIDGKTRAIFFETLSNPQIAIPNIEKIVAIANKHGIITIADNTVPTPILFRPIEHGVDVVVHSASKYMSGQGLSIGGVVVAGKGLNQKIITSARYAHFKGPDESYHGLIYADLTENFDIYTLRMRLSLIRDIGATISPFNSWQLIQGLETLAIRMKKHSDNTLKIAEFLNSHKAVKSVTYPGLKSDAGYERAQKYFDGGMASGLLCFEVDSFEKAKKVLDKVKIFSIVVNIGDSKSIITHPASTTHQQIPPNELAKIGVPAGLIRLSIGIEDANDLIEDLKQALEA; encoded by the coding sequence ATGAAGCAAGAAACCATTGCCACTCACTTTGGCTACGATAGCAAAACAGGCACAGGCTCAATGGCGATACCTCTTTATCAAACTACGGCTTACGACTTTGGCACTGCCGAAACTGCCGCAAATCGCTTTGCACTAGCGGAACTTGGACCTATCTACACAAGATTAAACAACCCTACGACAGATATATTTGAGGCTAGAGCGGCGGCTCTTGAAAACGGTGTGGCGGCTATAGCTACCGCAAGCGGTCAAGCTGCTATATTTTATGCGGTTTCAAACATCGCAGCGGCAAGTGAAAATATCATAGTTGCTAAGAAAATTTACGGCGGATCAAACACTTTGTTTCACCACACTCTAAAGAGATTTGGCATAGAAGCAAGAGCTTTTGATAGCGACAACGCGGACGATCTTGAAAATTTGATAGACGGTAAAACCCGCGCGATATTTTTTGAAACGCTATCAAATCCGCAAATCGCCATCCCAAATATCGAAAAGATAGTCGCTATCGCAAACAAACACGGCATTATAACAATAGCCGATAATACCGTGCCTACTCCGATATTGTTCCGACCTATAGAGCACGGAGTGGATGTCGTAGTACATAGCGCAAGCAAATACATGAGCGGTCAGGGGCTTAGTATCGGCGGAGTGGTGGTTGCCGGTAAAGGGCTAAATCAAAAGATAATAACAAGCGCAAGATACGCACATTTCAAAGGTCCGGACGAGAGCTATCACGGACTCATATATGCAGATCTTACCGAGAATTTTGACATATATACGCTCAGAATGAGACTTTCGCTTATCCGCGATATAGGTGCTACGATTTCTCCGTTTAACTCTTGGCAGCTAATTCAAGGGCTTGAAACGCTTGCTATTCGTATGAAAAAGCACTCGGACAACACGCTAAAAATCGCTGAATTTTTAAATTCTCACAAAGCGGTTAAAAGCGTAACATACCCGGGGCTTAAGAGCGATGCGGGATATGAAAGAGCTCAAAAATACTTTGACGGCGGTATGGCAAGTGGACTGCTTTGCTTTGAAGTTGATAGCTTTGAGAAGGCTAAAAAAGTGCTTGATAAGGTTAAAATTTTTAGCATTGTCGTTAATATCGGCGATTCAAAATCCATCATCACCCACCCGGCTTCAACCACACATCAGCAAATTCCGCCTAACGAACTAGCTAAGATCGGCGTGCCTGCAGGGCTTATCCGCCTAAGCATAGGCATAGAGGATGCAAATGATTTGATCGAAGATCTAAAACAGGCTTTAGAAGCGTAA